From Deltaproteobacteria bacterium:
TATGCCCGTATTGTTTATGACCGAGGTCGAAAGCGTGCGCACAAGCCTGTCTATGTCTTCGCGAAGCTTCGCGGGCTCTCTTTTGGTAACGCGCGCAAAGTACTGGTCGTAATCGACCCGGAGCTTTTCTATCATCCCCGAGAGACGTTCGACCTCGTTTTTATAATCCAGTTCTGTCGGCATAACCGCTATATTCTAGCAAACCGCCTGCCCCGTGTCAAAGCCATACGCAACGGCCCTGCCCCAATACGCCGTGATATCGAGGCGTTACCGTTGACTTACGGCGGCTTTGCGGCTATAATATTAATCAGAGTACGCTTCCTTTGCTCAGAGCAAACCGCGGGAAACTGCGGGACGCAGAGCCGTGAGGTTACAGCCCTTAGGGGCCATGCCCGTCCGGCCGCCAAAGGTTTTAAACCACTTTGGCGGTTTTTTATTTTGCCGCCTAAAAACCGGAGGGATTGGACATGTCTATGATAGATGACGCGGTAAACCATGCAAAAAAAGGCGAGTACACGAAGGCATACAAGCTCTTTATTGCAACGGATCTGGAAAAGAAAAGCGCCGAAGCCCTTTCCTACTACGCTCTAAGCGTTGCCGCGGCAACAAAAGACTTCGACCGGGCCTCGAAGCTCTCTGCCATGGCATTCAAGGACGAGGGCTACGACCCGGCCCTGTACCTTAATGCCGGAAAAATTCAGCTTCTTGCCGGAAAGAAAGAACTCGCCATCA
This genomic window contains:
- a CDS encoding tetratricopeptide repeat protein → MSMIDDAVNHAKKGEYTKAYKLFIATDLEKKSAEALSYYALSVAAATKDFDRASKLSAMAFKDEGYDPALYLNAGKIQLLAGKKELAIKTFKKGLKLDPENTLIKKQLAALGVRKNPVIPFLSRNNPINRFLGKLKHSPGKTAAPAKKGTGKKP